In Nocardia sp. XZ_19_385, the DNA window GCTGACTCCGCTGCGCCTGGTGCTCACCGGCACCGTCCTCGCCTCGGCGTTCGCGGCGTTCAGCAGCTACCTGGTCTTCCGCAGCAAGGATCCCGCGGCCGCCCAGTCGGTCCTGTTCTGGCTGCTCGGCAGCCTCGCCGGCGCGGACTGGACCAAACTCGGCCTGCCCATCGCCGTCGTCGCGCTCAGCGGATTGGCGCTCTACGTGGCCAGCGGCTGGCTCGACGCGCTGACCTTCGGCGCCGACACCGCCGCCTCTATCGGGGTCCCGGTCAAGCAACTGCGGATCGCCCTGTTCGTTCTGCTCGCGATCCTGGTGGGTGTGCTCGTGGCGGTCTCGGGTGGCATCGGATTCGTCGGCCTGGTCATCCCGCACGCCGCACGCCTCATCGTGGGCCCCCGGCACCGCAACCTGCTGCCCGCGAGCGCGCTGTGCGGGGCGCTGTTTCTGGTCGTTGCCGACGCCGCGACCCGCGCGCTGGGCCGCCCCACCGAGATCCCGGTCGGTGTCCTGACCGGTCTCATCGGCGCTCCGGCGTTCCTGCTCCTGCTGGGGCGTCGCCGCTACAGCTTCGGGGAATCATGAATCGCGCCACCGGTTTCCGCGCGTTGCCGAAGCCAAAGACGGCCGGAGTCGGCGTGGCCGCGAAGGCATTGGCGTGCGCCGCGGGGAAGCGGCGCGTTGTCGCCGACGCCACGTTCGACATCGAGCCCGGAGAAGTGGTCGGCATCGTCGGCCCGAACGGCAGCGGTAAGTCGACTCTGCTGCGGGTACTCGCGGGAGTGAAGCGGCCTGTGCACGGGCAGGTCCTCGTGGACGGTGCCGCGCTGCATGACCTTTCACCACGCCGCCGCGCGAAGACAGTGGCCATGGTCGCTCAGGACGAGCGTCCGCCCGCGGATCTGCGAGCCGGGGAAGTCGTCGCCCTGGGACGTACTCCCTA includes these proteins:
- a CDS encoding iron ABC transporter permease yields the protein MVRIRTAVALPVLAALLLCAMVVATGFGAETLPVSAVVDVLKHRIFGGTVDDLSLDTIVWQLRVPRTVLAAVVGAGLALAGAAMQTLVRNPLADPYLLGVSSGAGVGAAAVITSGLFAGAGIWALSAGALVGAFAAAAMVFVIAIAQGGLTPLRLVLTGTVLASAFAAFSSYLVFRSKDPAAAQSVLFWLLGSLAGADWTKLGLPIAVVALSGLALYVASGWLDALTFGADTAASIGVPVKQLRIALFVLLAILVGVLVAVSGGIGFVGLVIPHAARLIVGPRHRNLLPASALCGALFLVVADAATRALGRPTEIPVGVLTGLIGAPAFLLLLGRRRYSFGES